One genomic region from uncultured Subdoligranulum sp. encodes:
- the gltX gene encoding glutamate--tRNA ligase codes for MASNVRTRFAPSPTGYMHVGNLRTALYTYLQARHNGGTFILRIEDTDQGRLVEGATDIIYGTLRATGLTWDEGPDIGGPVGPYVQSQRMGMFKQYAEQLVKAGKAYYCFCTEERLNELHEAQRAAGEMTHYDGHCRNLSEEEVAAKLAAGEPYVIRQKIPESGVAGFDDVVYGHIEVNVSELDDQILIKTDGMPTYNFANVVDDHLMGITHVIRGSEYLSSTPKYNLLYDAFGWEKPVYIHCPPVMKDAQNKLSKRNGDASYQDLVAKGYLPQAVLNYLLLLGWAPEGEQEIFTLDEMIKIWDPSRISKSPAIFDPLKLRAINAAYIRALPPEEFRRLADPFIDSAVHRDIDRDLLCANLQPRCEVLEDIPPQLDFFDAVLPYDAELYRNKKQKTTPESAKEALTALLPVLEGVTDWNRDAIFDACKAQAEAMEKKNGWLLYPLGIALSGKSRTPGGGTDLAAMLGKEETLARLRTALAAL; via the coding sequence ATGGCATCCAATGTACGCACCCGCTTTGCGCCGTCCCCCACGGGGTATATGCACGTGGGCAACCTGCGCACCGCGCTGTACACCTATCTGCAGGCGCGCCACAACGGCGGCACCTTCATTCTGCGCATCGAGGACACCGACCAGGGACGCCTGGTGGAGGGCGCCACCGATATCATCTACGGCACCCTGCGTGCCACCGGCCTGACCTGGGACGAGGGCCCCGACATCGGCGGTCCCGTGGGCCCCTATGTGCAGAGCCAGCGGATGGGGATGTTCAAGCAGTACGCCGAGCAGCTGGTGAAGGCAGGCAAGGCCTACTACTGCTTCTGCACCGAGGAGCGCCTCAACGAGCTGCACGAGGCCCAGCGGGCCGCCGGCGAGATGACCCACTACGACGGGCATTGCCGCAACCTTTCGGAAGAGGAAGTGGCGGCCAAGCTGGCGGCGGGCGAGCCCTACGTCATCCGGCAGAAGATCCCCGAGAGCGGCGTGGCGGGATTCGACGATGTGGTCTACGGACACATTGAGGTGAACGTCAGCGAGCTGGACGACCAGATTCTCATCAAAACCGACGGCATGCCCACCTACAACTTCGCCAACGTAGTGGACGATCACCTGATGGGCATCACCCACGTCATCCGGGGCAGCGAGTATCTCTCCTCCACCCCGAAATACAATCTGCTCTACGACGCCTTCGGCTGGGAGAAGCCGGTCTACATCCACTGCCCGCCGGTGATGAAGGACGCCCAGAACAAGCTGTCCAAGCGCAACGGCGACGCCAGCTACCAGGACCTGGTGGCCAAGGGATATCTGCCCCAGGCGGTGCTGAATTATCTGCTCTTGCTGGGCTGGGCGCCGGAGGGCGAGCAGGAGATCTTCACGCTGGACGAGATGATCAAGATCTGGGACCCGTCCCGCATTTCCAAGTCCCCGGCCATCTTTGACCCCCTCAAACTGCGGGCCATCAATGCGGCCTACATCCGCGCCCTGCCCCCCGAGGAGTTCCGCCGTCTGGCTGATCCCTTCATCGACAGCGCCGTGCACCGGGACATCGACCGCGACCTGCTCTGTGCGAACCTCCAGCCCCGCTGCGAGGTGCTCGAAGACATTCCGCCGCAGCTGGATTTCTTCGATGCCGTGCTGCCCTATGATGCAGAGCTCTACCGCAACAAGAAGCAGAAGACCACCCCGGAAAGTGCAAAAGAGGCCCTGACCGCCCTGCTGCCGGTGCTGGAAGGGGTCACCGACTGGAACCGGGACGCCATCTTTGACGCCTGCAAGGCCCAGGCCGAGGCAATGGAGAAGAAGAACGGCTGGCTGCTTTATCCCCTGGGCATCGCGCTCTCGGGCAAATCCCGCACCCCGGGCGGCGGCACTGATCTGGCCGCCATGCTGGGCAAGGAGGAAACCCTCGCCCGCCTGCGCACCGCCCTGGCGGCGCTGTGA
- the hflX gene encoding GTPase HflX, with translation MSEITLDFGTTAQKRTEGEAIPVVLLALDQGRYDMARSLDELRALADANGMEAVAEVVQKRSVPEAATMLGEGKVAEARLVCQNLDARAAIFDGELTGSQIRNLSSALQVEVLDRTMLILEIFRARATTNEGKLQTELATLRYQLPRLQGLGESLSRQGGGGGGGAGARRGAGETKLELDRRHLHQRIEHLEGKLREMEKRRGETRRARQKNNVPVIALVGYTNVGKSSLLNALCGEQIFEADMLFATLDPTARKLTLPSGLQVILVDTVGFVSRLPHHLVEAFKSTLEEAAFADVIVKVADASDPQAAEQLAVTDEVLSTLDCGEIPHLVVYNKCDAANLTAFDPAMLLTSAKTGRGLPELLARLDEELAHRVRTIEVVLPYDKLALADILRSRGSVLAEEYREDGVFYRGTVKIDDLHRFEPYLV, from the coding sequence ATGAGCGAGATTACCTTGGATTTCGGCACCACGGCCCAGAAGCGCACCGAGGGGGAAGCCATTCCCGTGGTGCTGCTGGCACTGGACCAGGGCCGGTACGATATGGCCCGCAGTCTCGATGAGCTGCGGGCGCTGGCCGACGCCAACGGCATGGAGGCGGTGGCCGAGGTGGTGCAGAAGCGTTCGGTGCCCGAAGCCGCCACCATGCTGGGGGAGGGCAAGGTGGCCGAAGCGCGGCTGGTCTGCCAGAACCTGGACGCCCGGGCCGCCATCTTTGACGGCGAACTGACGGGCAGCCAGATCCGCAACCTTTCCTCCGCCCTGCAGGTGGAGGTGCTGGACCGCACCATGCTGATCCTGGAGATTTTCCGGGCCCGGGCCACCACCAACGAGGGCAAGCTCCAGACCGAGCTGGCCACGCTGCGGTATCAGCTGCCCCGGCTGCAGGGCCTGGGCGAGAGCCTGAGCCGCCAGGGCGGCGGCGGTGGCGGCGGCGCCGGTGCCCGCCGCGGCGCCGGTGAGACCAAGCTGGAACTGGACCGCCGGCATCTGCACCAGCGCATCGAGCACCTGGAGGGCAAACTCCGGGAGATGGAAAAGCGCCGGGGCGAGACCCGCCGGGCCCGCCAGAAGAATAACGTCCCGGTTATTGCGCTGGTGGGCTACACCAACGTGGGCAAGTCCAGCCTGCTGAACGCACTCTGCGGCGAGCAGATCTTTGAGGCGGACATGCTGTTCGCCACGCTGGACCCCACCGCCCGCAAGCTGACGCTGCCCAGCGGGCTGCAGGTGATCCTCGTGGACACCGTCGGTTTTGTGAGCCGCCTGCCCCACCATCTGGTGGAGGCCTTCAAGAGCACGCTGGAGGAGGCTGCCTTCGCCGACGTGATCGTCAAGGTGGCCGACGCCTCCGATCCCCAGGCCGCTGAGCAGCTGGCCGTCACCGACGAGGTGCTCTCCACGCTGGACTGCGGCGAGATCCCCCATCTGGTGGTCTACAACAAGTGCGACGCCGCCAACCTGACGGCCTTTGACCCGGCCATGCTGCTGACCAGCGCCAAGACCGGCCGGGGCCTGCCCGAGCTGCTGGCCCGTCTGGACGAGGAACTGGCCCACCGGGTGCGCACCATCGAGGTGGTGCTGCCCTACGACAAGCTGGCGCTGGCGGACATTCTGCGCAGCCGCGGCAGCGTGCTGGCGGAGGAGTACCGGGAGGACGGCGTCTTTTACCGTGGCACCGTGAAGATCGACGATCTGCACCGGTTCGAGCCGTATCTCGTTTAA
- a CDS encoding GNAT family N-acetyltransferase, translating into MKHCGTRELETGRLLLRRLSIDDCEMMYNNWASDPEVTKYLRWNAHRTWGETAELLNEWEKHYPEPTYYQWGIADKHSGVLFGTISLFAAQDMKTGWHLNTERLGLPWEAGFALGRKWWNKGYATEALCAVRDYWFGTVGAPWLAACHANDNIPCSAVLQKAGFVYDHDITDHKFDGTPVPCRAYHLIKEDL; encoded by the coding sequence ATGAAACATTGCGGCACCCGGGAACTGGAGACCGGCCGCCTTCTGCTGCGCCGGCTTTCCATCGACGACTGCGAAATGATGTACAACAACTGGGCCAGCGACCCCGAAGTGACAAAATATCTGCGGTGGAACGCCCACCGCACCTGGGGCGAGACCGCCGAGCTGCTCAACGAGTGGGAGAAGCACTATCCCGAGCCCACCTATTACCAGTGGGGCATCGCCGACAAGCACAGCGGGGTGCTGTTCGGCACCATCAGTCTGTTTGCGGCCCAGGATATGAAGACCGGCTGGCACCTGAACACCGAGCGGCTGGGCCTGCCCTGGGAGGCGGGCTTTGCCCTGGGGCGCAAGTGGTGGAACAAGGGCTACGCCACCGAAGCTCTCTGCGCCGTGCGGGATTACTGGTTCGGCACGGTGGGGGCGCCCTGGCTGGCGGCCTGCCACGCCAACGACAACATCCCCTGCAGCGCCGTGCTGCAGAAGGCGGGGTTTGTCTATGACCACGATATCACCGACCACAAATTTGACGGCACGCCGGTGCCCTGCCGGGCGTACCATCTGATCAAAGAGGACCTATGA